The Coregonus clupeaformis isolate EN_2021a chromosome 20, ASM2061545v1, whole genome shotgun sequence genome contains a region encoding:
- the LOC121543875 gene encoding potassium/sodium hyperpolarization-activated cyclic nucleotide-gated channel 3-like yields MDGVAGGVGPPGGGEGRPGRSGGDSKRCSKGSLPSPGYRLSQASLEGDRSGVEGSGSGGGRRRLSILSATRDGLPFRSAGTPTTPVPLPPPPAPSFCSAQQRSVGFASSRAALASTSSSTGTGVVVVAMGPETTTTTACNTVAGTPEMGSLSGTGGMGGFGMGLDGEDYSYSNQSTFIQRQFGAMLQPGVNKFSLRMFGSHKAVAMEQERLKSAGEWIIHPYSDFRFYWDLIMLCLMMGNLIILPVGITFFKDENTPPWIIFNVVSDTLFLVDLVLNFRTGIVKEDSTEILLDPKAIRQRYLKSWFAVDFVSSIPVDYIFLMVDLEARLDSEVYRTARALRIVRFTKILSLLRLLRLSRLIRYIHQWEEIFHMTYDLASAMVRIVNLIGMMLLLCHWDGCLQFLVPMLQDFPLDCWVSKNNMVNDTWGIQYSYALFKAMSHMLCIGYGAQAPEGMTDVWLTMLSMIIGATCYAMFIGHATALIQSLDSSRRQYQEKYKQVEQYMSFHKLPADVRQRIHEYYEHRFQGKMFDEENILGELSEPLKEAIVSFNCRSLVAHMPLFANADPNFVTAVLTKLRFEVFQPNDFIIREGTMGRKMYFIQHGRVGILTRGNKETKLSDGSYFGEICLLTRGRRTASVRADTYCRLYSLSVDSFNEVLEEHPMMRRAFETVAVDRLDRIGRKNSILMRKSSQAGSMAGGSGLGRGGRGGGGAGLAMGGLGSCDSMLVQQIVKHDSMPAMQEAIAAAAAGRGGATGGSGTVSPRPHPLIWAPLIHAPLQTAAATTNVAIALMHQQQQQQQLQHQLQQQHPLRPSVSSLIGMMGVGGMGGLSPRGGFPAFPSPSPFPIAPPGGVISPPVAQTPPTPASSVPTSVQLGRTLHYSLRLHPEHPSVMSGTPGIPKVGGATTPHLFYHVNPTAATSVMSDTCSSMAGQQGAKEALLRHGGGSNQGLPALGRLTQEARLRSASQPTLPHRSWASVQPHPPLQRKASGGNLLPASFLAGTQLTRGGSVGVLTTPLPVQVPAQRLQMPPFNAQTQAQTRGSIQTLPDPVSTHCPAHTHTATHTHPITVPAATPTSASPLASYSSSPKQTPLSSATPSPAPTPSSLTPALPLTPRPKPTPTPPSRSSSPPPCSIPPSAGTTPLTSTARSKPIPTPPPRSSSPSPSSTPPPSSVTTSSPLTSTPRSKPIPTPPPRSSSPSPSSTPPPSSPRCDPSQTSNLPRESLDQHAHHCLPSLPPRCDRHCCWPIAPWPTPLCPAHPSGPSPAPPEPIRSGV; encoded by the exons ATGGATGGGGTGGCGGGAGGTGTTGGGCCCCCTGGCGGGGGTGAGGGTCGGCCGGGTCGTAGTGGAGGAGACTCTAAGAGGTGCAGTAAGGGCAGCCTGCCCTCCCCAGGGTATCGCCTCTCCCAGGCCTCTCTGGAGGGTGACAGGTCAGGGGTTGAGGGGTCTGGTTCCGGAGGGGGGCGACGGCGCCTCTCCATCTTGAGCGCCACCAGAGACGGCCTCCCCTTCCGTTCAGCTGGCACCCCGaccacccctgtccccctgccccctcctccagccccctcctTCTGCTCTGCCCAGCAGCGTTCTGTTGGCTTCGCCTCGTCACGCGCCGCCCTcgcctccacttcctcctccacCGGCACCGGAGTGGTCGTCGTAGCGATGGGCCCGGAAACCACGACGACCACAGCTTGTAACACTGTGGCGGGCACGCCGGAGATGGGGAGTCTGTCTGGGACGGGGGGCATGGGGGGGTTTGGGATGGGTCTGGATGGGGAGGACTACAGCTACTCCAACCAGTCCACCTTcatccagagacagtttggagcCATGCTGCAGCCGGGGGTCAACAAGTTCAGCCTGCGCATGTTTGGGTCCCACAAGGCCGTGGCCATGGAGCAGGAGAGACTCAAGTCAGCAGGGGAGTGGATCATACACCCCTACAGCGATTTCAG gttCTACTGGGACCTGATCATGTTGTGTCTGATGATGGGGAACCTGATCATCCTGCCAGTAGGGATCACCTTCTTTAAGGATGAGAACACTCCTCCCTGGATCATCTTCAACGTGGTCTCTGATACTCTCTTCCTGGTCGACCTGGTCCTCAACTTCAGGACCGGTATCGTCAAGGAGGACAGCACTGAGATACTGCTAGACCCcaa GGCTATCCGTCAGCGCTACCTAAAGAGCTGGTTCGCGGTGGACTTTGTGTCGTCCATCCCTGTGGACTACATCTTCCTGATGGTGGACCTGGAGGCCCGGCTGGACTCAGAGGTTTACAGGACGGCCAGGGCCCTCCGCATCGTACGCTTCACCAAGATCCTCAGCCTGCTACGCCTGCTGCGACTGTCACGACTCATACGCTACATCCATCagtgggaggag ATCTTCCATATGACCTATGACCTGGCCAGTGCCATGGTGAGGATAGTCAACCTGATAGGCATGATGCTGCTGCTGTGCCACTGGGACGGATGTCTACAGTTCCTGGTTCCCATGCTGCAGGACTTCCCCCTGGACTGCTGGGTCTCCAAGAACAATATGGTG AATGATACGTGGGGGATCCAATACTCATATGCCCTGTTCAAGGCGATGAGCCACATGTTGTGTATTGGCTACGGTGCCCAGGCTCCAGAGGGCATGACAGACGTGTGGCTCACCATGCTCAGTATGATCATTGGTGCCACCTGCTATGCCATGTTCATCGGCCATGCCACTGCTCTCATACAGTCCCTGGACTCCTCACGACGACAGTACCAGGAGAAA TATAAGCAGGTGGAGCAGTACATGTCGTTCCATAAGCTCCCTGCAGATGTCCGTCAGAGGATTCATGAGTACTACGAGCATCGCTTCCAGGGCAAGATGTTTGACGAGGAGAACATACTGGGTGAACTCAGCGAACCGCTAAAGGAG gcGATAGTTAGCTTTAACTGCCGTAGCCTGGTGGCTCACATGCCGCTGTTTGCTAACGCGGACCCTAACTTTGTGACGGCGGTGCTGACCAAGCTTCGCTTCGAGGTGTTCCAGCCCAATGACTTCATCATCCGTGAGGGCACGATGGGACGCAAGATGTACTTCATCCAACACGGACGAGTCGGCATACTCACCCGCGGAAACAAGGAGACCAAACTCAGTGACGGGTCCTACtttgggg agaTCTGTCTGTTGACTCGGGGCCGGAGGACGGCGAGCGTCAGAGCGGATACGTACTGTCGTCTCTACTCCCTCAGCGTGGACAGCTTCAACGAGGTCCTGGAGGAACACCCCATGATGAGGCGGGCCTTCGAGACCGTTGCCGTCGACCGGTTGGACCGCATCG GTAGGAAGAACTCTATCCTGATGAGGAAGTCGTCCCAGGCGGGTTCCATGGCGGGGGGCAGCGGTTTAGGGCGTGGGGGTCGAGGAGGAGGGGGGGCGGGGCTAGCCATGGGGGGGCTGGGCTCCTGTGACAGCATGCTGGTTCAGCAGATCGTTAAACACGACAGCATGCCAGCCATGCAGGAGGCCATCGCTGCTGCCGCAGCTGGAAGGGGAGGGGCCACGGGAGGAAGTGGTACGGTCTCCCCTAGGCCCCACCCACTGATCTGGGCTCCACTGATCCACGCTCCGCTCCAGACAGCGGCCGCTACGACTAACGTGGCCATCGCCCTcatgcaccagcagcagcagcaacagcagctaCAACATCAACTACAGCAGCAACAT CCCCTGCGCCCCTCTGTGAGTTCCCTCATTGGGATGATGGGGGTAGGAGGGATGGGAGGGCTGTCCCCTAGAGGGGGGTTTCCTGCCTTCCCCTCCCCCTCGCCCTTCCCCATAGCCCCCCCGGGAGGTGTGATATCACCCCCTGTTGCTCAAACCCCACCCACACCGGCCTCCTCTGTCCCCACGTCGGTCCAATTAGGAAGGACCCTGCACTACAGTCTCCGCCTCCACCCGGAACACCCTTCAGTGATGAGTGGAACCCCAGGAATCCCCAAGGTAGGAGGGGCCACCACACCACATCTGTTCTACCACGTGAATCCAACTGCAGCCACCAGTGTCATGTCAGATACTTGCAGTTCCATGGCTGGCCAGCAGGGGGCCAAGGAGGCACTGTTGCGTCACGGAGGAGGCAGCAACCAGGGCCTGCCTGCACTGGGGAGGCTCACCCAGGAGGCCAGGCTCCGCTCCGCCTCGCAGCCCACCCTGCCTCATCGATCCTGGGCAAGCGTGCAGCCTCACCCCCCTCTCCAGCGGAAGGCCTCTGGAGGTAACCTGCTGCCAGCCTCGTTCCTGGCTGGGACGCAGCTAACCAGGGGTGGCAGTGTGGGGGTGTTGACTACTCCCCTACCAGTCCAAGTCCCAGCACAACGGTTACAGATGCCCCCCTTCAATGCACAGACACAAGCACAGACCCGGGGCTCTATACAGACCCTCCCTGATCCTGTCTCTACACActgccctgcacacacacacacagccacacacacacatccgatCACTGTACCTGCAGCCACACCCACCTCAGCTTCTCCCCTGGCATCCTACTCTTCCTCCCCCAAACaaacccccctctcctctgccaccCCCTCCCCTGCTCCCACTCCTTCCTCCCTCACCCCAGCCCTGCCACTGACCCCTCGCCCCAAACCCACCCCTACACCCCCAtctcgctcctcctctcctcccccctgctccatccctccctctgccGGAACTACTCCCCTCACCTCAACCGCTCGCTCCAAACCCATCCCTACACCTCCCCCTCGctcttcttccccctctccctcctccactccccctccctcctctgtaaCCACATCTTCCCCCCTCACCTCAACCCCTCGCTCCAAACCCATCCCTACACCTCCCCCTCGTTCTTCttcaccctctccttcctccactccccctccctcctct CCCCGCTGTGATCCCTCACAGACCTCCAACCTGCCCCGGGAGTCTCTAGACCAACATGCCCACCACTGCCTTCCTTCCCTCCCACCTCGCTGCGACAGACACTGCTGTTGGCCTATCGCACCGTGGCCGACCCCCCTGTGCCCTGCCCACCCCAGCGGTCCCTCTCCAGCCCCGCCAGAGCCAATCCGCAGCGGGGTGTAA